A section of the Pseudomonas tritici genome encodes:
- the hutG gene encoding N-formylglutamate deformylase has translation MDKVLNFKQGRVPLLISMPHAGLRLTPAVEAGLIPEAQSLPDTDWHIPTLYDFAEELGASTLAAEYSRFVIDLNRPSDDKPLYAGATTGLYPATLFDGVPLFREGLEPSEAERASYLQKVWGPYHRTLQEELARLKAEFGYALLFDAHSIRSVIPHLFEGKLPDFNLGTFNGAACDPDLASQLEAICAQHPQYTHVLNGRFKGGHITRHYGDPAQDIHAVQLELCQSTYMEEFEPFRYRPDLAEPTRVVLKQLLEGLLAWGQAHYR, from the coding sequence GTGGATAAGGTTCTGAACTTCAAACAAGGCCGCGTGCCGCTGCTGATCAGCATGCCCCACGCCGGCCTGCGCCTGACGCCCGCCGTCGAGGCCGGGTTGATCCCCGAGGCGCAAAGCCTGCCGGATACCGATTGGCACATCCCCACGCTTTATGACTTTGCCGAAGAGCTGGGCGCCAGCACCCTGGCGGCGGAGTACTCGCGGTTTGTCATCGATTTGAACCGGCCGTCCGACGACAAACCGTTGTACGCAGGCGCCACCACCGGCCTGTACCCGGCGACGTTGTTTGATGGCGTGCCATTGTTCCGCGAAGGATTGGAACCGAGCGAGGCGGAGCGCGCCAGTTACCTGCAAAAGGTCTGGGGCCCGTATCACCGCACGCTGCAAGAGGAGCTGGCGCGACTCAAGGCCGAGTTCGGCTACGCCTTGCTGTTTGATGCGCACTCGATTCGCTCGGTCATCCCGCACCTGTTCGAAGGCAAGCTGCCGGACTTCAACCTCGGCACGTTCAACGGTGCGGCCTGTGATCCCGATCTGGCCAGCCAGTTGGAAGCCATCTGCGCCCAACATCCGCAATACACCCATGTACTCAATGGCCGTTTCAAGGGCGGGCATATCACTCGGCATTACGGTGATCCGGCGCAGGATATTCACGCCGTGCAGTTGGAGTTGTGCCAAAGCACCTATATGGAGGAGTTCGAACCGTTCCGCTATCGCCCGGATTTGGCCGAGCCGACGCGGGTGGTGTTGAAGCAACTGCTGGAAGGGCTCCTGGCTTGGGGGCAAGCGCATTACCGGTAA
- the hutH gene encoding histidine ammonia-lyase, with the protein MNVTALNLIPGQLSLAQLRAIYQQPVTLSLDESATAQIEASVACVEQILAENRTAYGINTGFGLLASTRIASEDLENLQRSLVLSHAAGVGEPISDALVRLVMVLKVNSLSRGFSGIRRQVIDALIALINAEVYPHIPLKGSVGASGDLAPLAHMSLVLLGEGKARYKGEWLEATDALKVAGLTPLTLAAKEGLALLNGTQVSTAYALRGLFEGEDLFAGALACGALTVEAVLGSRSPFDARIHAARGQRGQIDSAAAYRDLLGESSQVSQSHQNCDKVQDPYSLRCQPQVMGACLTQFRQAAEVLVVEANAVSDNPLVFAAEGDVISGGNFHAEPVAMAADNMALAIAEIGSLSERRISLMMDKHMSQLPPFLVGNGGVNSGFMIAQVTAAALASENKALAHPHSVDSLPTSANQEDHVSMAPAAGKRLWEMAENTRGVLAVEWLAACQGLDLREGLKTSPKLEKARGILRDKVAFYDKDRFFAPDINAASELLATRCLNELVPANLLPSL; encoded by the coding sequence ATGAATGTGACTGCGCTAAACCTGATTCCAGGCCAACTGAGCCTTGCCCAACTGCGGGCCATCTACCAGCAGCCGGTAACCCTCAGCCTGGATGAAAGCGCCACGGCGCAGATCGAAGCCAGCGTTGCCTGCGTGGAGCAGATTCTTGCCGAGAACCGCACCGCCTATGGCATCAACACCGGCTTCGGCCTGCTCGCCTCGACCCGCATCGCCAGCGAAGACTTGGAAAACCTCCAGCGCTCCCTCGTGCTGTCCCACGCCGCCGGTGTGGGTGAGCCGATCAGCGATGCGCTGGTGCGGCTGGTCATGGTGCTCAAGGTCAACAGCCTGAGCCGTGGGTTCTCCGGGATCCGCCGCCAAGTGATCGACGCGCTGATCGCGCTGATCAACGCCGAGGTGTATCCGCATATTCCGTTGAAAGGTTCGGTCGGTGCGTCCGGCGACCTGGCGCCGTTGGCGCACATGTCCCTGGTGCTACTGGGCGAAGGCAAGGCGCGCTACAAGGGCGAATGGCTGGAAGCCACCGACGCGCTGAAAGTCGCCGGCCTCACGCCGTTGACCCTCGCCGCCAAGGAAGGCCTGGCTTTGCTCAACGGCACTCAGGTGTCCACCGCCTATGCCTTGCGTGGGTTGTTTGAAGGCGAAGACCTGTTCGCCGGCGCCCTGGCGTGCGGCGCCCTCACCGTGGAAGCGGTACTCGGTTCGCGCTCGCCGTTCGACGCACGTATTCATGCCGCACGTGGCCAGCGTGGGCAGATCGATTCAGCAGCGGCCTACCGTGACCTGCTGGGCGAAAGCAGCCAGGTTTCGCAGTCGCACCAGAACTGCGACAAGGTGCAGGACCCGTACTCCCTGCGCTGCCAGCCCCAAGTCATGGGCGCTTGCCTGACCCAGTTCCGCCAGGCAGCTGAAGTGCTGGTGGTGGAAGCCAACGCCGTGTCGGATAACCCGCTGGTGTTTGCAGCCGAAGGCGACGTGATCTCGGGCGGCAACTTCCACGCCGAACCTGTTGCTATGGCTGCCGATAATATGGCGCTGGCCATCGCTGAAATCGGTTCGCTGAGCGAGCGCCGTATCTCGTTGATGATGGACAAGCACATGTCGCAATTGCCGCCGTTCCTGGTGGGCAATGGTGGGGTCAACTCCGGCTTCATGATCGCCCAGGTGACTGCCGCCGCACTCGCCAGCGAGAACAAGGCGCTGGCTCACCCGCACAGTGTCGACAGCCTGCCGACTTCTGCCAACCAGGAAGACCATGTGTCCATGGCACCGGCTGCCGGCAAGCGTCTGTGGGAGATGGCTGAGAATACGCGTGGCGTTCTCGCCGTGGAATGGCTGGCAGCCTGCCAGGGCCTGGACCTGCGCGAAGGCCTGAAAACCTCGCCGAAGTTGGAAAAGGCGCGCGGAATTCTGCGCGACAAAGTGGCGTTCTATGACAAGGACCGATTCTTCGCCCCGGACATCAACGCCGCCAGCGAATTGCTCGCCACTCGCTGCCTGAATGAGCTGGTGCCGGCCAATCTCCTGCCGAGCCTGTAA
- a CDS encoding ABC transporter permease, whose product MFPESFTFSIADWVNGWVDSLVTNYGDVFRHISDTLLWAIVNLEGMLRAAPWWLMLAIVGAVAWHATRKVVTTAVIVGLLFLVGAVGLWDKLMQTLALMMVATVISVLIGIPLGILSARSNRLRSVLMPLLDIMQTMPSFVYLIPVLMLFGLGKVPAIFATVIYAAPPLIRLTDLGIRQVDGEVMEAINAFGANRWQQLFGVQLPLALPSIMAGINQTTMMALSMVVIASMIGARGLGEDVLVGIQTLNVGRGLEAGLAIVILAVVIDRITQAYGRPRHEASK is encoded by the coding sequence ATGTTTCCTGAGAGTTTTACGTTTTCCATCGCCGACTGGGTCAACGGTTGGGTGGATTCCTTGGTTACCAACTACGGTGATGTGTTCCGGCACATTTCCGACACCCTGCTGTGGGCCATCGTCAACCTGGAAGGGATGCTGCGTGCGGCGCCCTGGTGGTTGATGCTGGCGATCGTCGGTGCGGTGGCCTGGCACGCCACGCGCAAGGTCGTAACCACGGCGGTGATCGTCGGGTTGCTGTTCCTGGTGGGCGCAGTTGGCCTGTGGGACAAGCTGATGCAAACCCTCGCGTTGATGATGGTCGCCACCGTGATCTCGGTGTTGATCGGCATTCCGCTGGGCATTCTGTCGGCACGCAGCAATCGCCTGCGTTCGGTGCTGATGCCGCTCCTCGACATCATGCAAACCATGCCGAGCTTTGTGTACTTGATCCCGGTGCTGATGCTGTTCGGCCTGGGCAAGGTCCCGGCGATTTTCGCCACGGTGATCTACGCCGCGCCGCCGTTGATTCGCCTGACCGACTTAGGCATTCGCCAGGTCGACGGCGAAGTCATGGAAGCCATCAACGCCTTTGGTGCCAACCGCTGGCAGCAACTGTTCGGCGTGCAACTGCCGCTGGCATTGCCCAGCATCATGGCCGGGATCAACCAGACCACGATGATGGCGTTGTCGATGGTGGTCATCGCCTCGATGATCGGCGCCCGTGGCTTGGGTGAGGACGTGCTCGTCGGCATCCAGACCCTCAACGTTGGCCGTGGCCTTGAGGCCGGGCTGGCGATCGTGATTCTCGCAGTGGTCATTGACCGCATTACCCAGGCCTATGGTCGTCCACGGCATGAGGCGAGCAAATGA
- a CDS encoding quaternary amine ABC transporter ATP-binding protein, with translation MTTVSKIEVKNVFKIFGNRSKEALAMVGQGKTKDQVLAETGCVVGVNDLSLSIGTGEIFVIMGLSGSGKSTLVRHFNRLIDPTSGAILVDGEDILQLDMEALRQFRRHKISMVFQSFGLLPHKSVLDNVAYGLKVRGETKQVCAERALHWIETVGLKGYENKYPHQLSGGMRQRVGLARALAADTDIILMDEAFSALDPLIRAEMQDQLLELQKTLHKTIVFITHDLDEAVRIGNRIAILKDGKLIQVGTPREILHSPADEYVDRFVQRRAAVV, from the coding sequence ATGACTACTGTCAGCAAAATCGAAGTTAAAAACGTCTTCAAGATCTTCGGCAACCGATCCAAGGAGGCCTTGGCGATGGTTGGCCAGGGCAAGACCAAGGATCAGGTCCTGGCTGAGACCGGCTGCGTGGTCGGCGTGAATGACCTGTCGCTGAGCATCGGCACCGGCGAGATCTTCGTGATCATGGGCCTGTCGGGTTCCGGAAAATCCACGTTGGTGCGCCACTTCAACCGCCTGATCGACCCTACCAGCGGCGCGATCCTGGTGGACGGCGAAGACATTCTGCAACTGGACATGGAAGCCCTGCGCCAATTCCGTCGGCACAAGATCAGCATGGTGTTCCAGAGCTTCGGCCTGCTGCCGCACAAGAGCGTGCTCGACAACGTCGCCTACGGCCTGAAAGTGCGTGGCGAAACCAAGCAGGTGTGCGCCGAGCGCGCCTTGCACTGGATCGAAACCGTGGGCCTCAAAGGCTACGAAAATAAATACCCGCACCAGCTTTCCGGCGGCATGCGCCAGCGTGTCGGCCTGGCCCGTGCATTGGCGGCTGACACCGACATCATCTTGATGGATGAAGCCTTCAGCGCCCTCGACCCGCTTATCCGCGCCGAGATGCAAGACCAGTTGCTGGAACTGCAAAAGACCTTGCACAAGACCATCGTGTTCATCACCCACGACCTCGACGAAGCCGTACGCATAGGCAACCGCATTGCGATCCTCAAGGACGGCAAGCTGATCCAGGTCGGCACCCCGCGCGAGATTTTGCATTCGCCGGCGGATGAGTATGTGGATCGGTTTGTCCAGCGGCGGGCGGCGGTGGTGTGA
- the hutI gene encoding imidazolonepropionase, with translation MKTLWQHCHVATMAQGKYSIIEDAAMVTAGSLIQWIGPRSQVPTADYAQVHDLQGAWVTPGLIDCHTHTVFGGNRSGEFEQRLEGVSYAEIAAKGGGIASTVRATRAATEDELFASAHKRLRSLLRDGVTTVEIKSGYGLDLVNERKMLRVARRLGEALPVSVRATCLAAHALPPEYKDRADDYIDHICAEMLPALAAEGLVDAVDAFCEYLAFSTEQVERVFKVAQQLGLPVKLHAEQLSSLHGSSLAARYHALSADHLEFMTEDDAIAMAASGTVAVLLPGAFYFLRETQLPPMEALRKHGVKIAIASDLNPGTSPALSVRLMLNMACTLFRMTPEEALAGATQHAATALGMGDTHGSLEAGKVADFVAWQIDRPADLAYWLGGELDKRVVRHGVDVTV, from the coding sequence ATGAAAACGCTTTGGCAACACTGCCACGTCGCAACCATGGCCCAGGGCAAGTACTCGATCATCGAGGATGCCGCCATGGTGACTGCCGGCTCGCTCATCCAGTGGATCGGCCCCCGCAGCCAAGTACCCACGGCGGATTACGCCCAGGTGCATGACCTGCAAGGCGCGTGGGTCACCCCCGGCCTGATCGACTGCCATACCCACACGGTGTTTGGCGGTAACCGCAGCGGCGAATTCGAGCAGCGCCTCGAAGGCGTGAGCTACGCCGAGATCGCGGCCAAGGGCGGTGGCATTGCCAGCACCGTGCGTGCCACTCGTGCCGCGACCGAGGATGAACTGTTCGCCAGCGCCCACAAGCGCTTGCGCAGTTTGCTGCGCGACGGCGTCACTACGGTAGAGATCAAGTCCGGCTATGGCCTGGACTTGGTCAACGAACGCAAAATGCTGCGGGTCGCCCGTCGCCTCGGCGAAGCGCTGCCGGTCAGCGTGCGTGCCACGTGCCTGGCGGCTCATGCGTTGCCGCCGGAGTACAAGGACCGCGCCGACGACTACATCGACCACATCTGCGCCGAGATGCTGCCGGCCTTGGCGGCAGAAGGGCTGGTAGATGCGGTGGATGCGTTCTGCGAATACCTGGCGTTTTCCACCGAGCAGGTGGAGCGCGTGTTCAAAGTCGCCCAGCAACTTGGCCTGCCGGTGAAGCTGCACGCCGAGCAACTCTCGTCGCTGCACGGCTCCAGCCTGGCTGCGCGTTACCACGCGTTGTCGGCGGACCACCTGGAGTTCATGACCGAAGACGACGCCATCGCCATGGCCGCCTCCGGCACCGTCGCGGTATTGCTGCCAGGCGCGTTCTACTTCCTGCGTGAAACCCAATTGCCGCCCATGGAGGCCCTGCGCAAGCACGGCGTGAAAATTGCCATCGCCAGCGACCTCAACCCCGGCACTTCGCCGGCGCTGTCGGTGCGCTTGATGCTGAATATGGCCTGCACGCTGTTTCGCATGACTCCTGAAGAAGCATTGGCCGGCGCCACGCAACACGCGGCCACCGCATTGGGCATGGGCGACACCCATGGTTCCCTGGAAGCGGGCAAGGTCGCGGATTTTGTTGCCTGGCAGATTGATCGTCCCGCCGACCTGGCTTACTGGCTGGGCGGCGAGCTGGATAAACGCGTCGTGCGCCACGGCGTCGATGTCACCGTATAA
- a CDS encoding amino acid permease, with translation MHQQEKGLKRGLSARHIRFMALGSAIGTGLFYGSASAIQMAGPAVLLAYLIGGAAVFMVMRALGEMAVHNPVSGSFGQYASTYLGPMAGFILGWTYAFEMIIVCLADVTAFGIYMGFWFPEVARWVWVLGIVFLIGGLNLCNVKVFGEMEFWLSLLKVGAIVAMILGGFGIMLFGIHSSGETQASGLSNLWAHGGFMPNGIGGLIASFAVVMFAFGGIEIIGITAGEAKDPQRVIPKAINAVPLRILLFYVLTLFVLMAIYPWPQIGSQGSPFVQIFSNLGIGSAATILNIVVISAAVSAINSDIFGAGRMMYGLAQQGQAPKGFAQLSKHGVPWMTVLVMGAALLGGVVLNYLIPENVFLVIASIATFATVWVWLMILFTQVAMRRSMTKEQVAELKFPVPFWPYAPAAAIVFMLFVFGVLGYFPDTQAALLVGAVWIVLLVVAYLLWVKPSAGQAAKVHYDAALSHR, from the coding sequence ATGCACCAGCAAGAAAAGGGTTTGAAACGCGGGCTCAGCGCCCGACATATTCGCTTCATGGCACTCGGTTCCGCGATTGGTACCGGGCTGTTCTATGGCTCTGCCTCTGCGATCCAGATGGCGGGCCCCGCCGTGCTGCTGGCCTACTTGATCGGCGGCGCCGCCGTGTTCATGGTGATGCGCGCCCTCGGCGAGATGGCCGTGCACAACCCAGTGTCTGGCTCCTTCGGCCAGTACGCCAGCACCTACCTGGGCCCCATGGCCGGGTTTATCCTGGGCTGGACCTATGCCTTTGAAATGATCATCGTGTGCCTGGCCGATGTGACCGCGTTCGGCATCTACATGGGCTTCTGGTTTCCCGAGGTTGCGCGCTGGGTCTGGGTGCTCGGCATCGTGTTTCTGATCGGCGGCCTGAACCTGTGCAACGTCAAAGTGTTTGGCGAAATGGAGTTCTGGCTGTCGCTGCTCAAGGTCGGCGCGATTGTCGCGATGATCCTCGGCGGCTTCGGCATCATGCTGTTCGGCATCCATTCTTCCGGTGAAACCCAGGCCAGCGGCCTCAGCAACCTGTGGGCCCACGGCGGCTTCATGCCTAATGGCATCGGCGGCCTGATCGCCTCGTTCGCAGTGGTGATGTTCGCCTTTGGCGGCATCGAAATCATCGGCATCACCGCCGGCGAAGCCAAGGATCCGCAACGTGTGATCCCCAAGGCGATCAACGCGGTACCGCTGCGCATCCTGTTGTTCTACGTGCTCACCCTGTTTGTGCTGATGGCCATCTACCCGTGGCCGCAGATTGGCAGTCAGGGCAGCCCGTTCGTGCAGATCTTCAGCAACCTGGGGATCGGCTCGGCGGCGACCATCCTCAATATTGTGGTGATTTCGGCGGCAGTCTCGGCCATCAACAGTGACATTTTTGGCGCCGGCCGCATGATGTACGGCCTGGCCCAGCAAGGGCAGGCGCCCAAGGGTTTTGCACAATTGTCCAAGCACGGCGTGCCGTGGATGACCGTGCTGGTGATGGGCGCGGCACTGCTGGGCGGCGTGGTGCTCAACTACCTGATCCCGGAAAACGTGTTTCTGGTGATTGCCTCGATTGCTACCTTCGCCACTGTTTGGGTGTGGCTGATGATCCTGTTCACCCAAGTCGCCATGCGCCGCTCGATGACGAAAGAACAGGTCGCCGAGCTGAAATTCCCGGTGCCGTTCTGGCCCTACGCGCCAGCGGCCGCCATCGTCTTCATGCTGTTCGTGTTTGGCGTGCTGGGTTACTTCCCGGACACCCAGGCCGCCTTGCTGGTCGGTGCCGTGTGGATCGTGTTGCTGGTCGTCGCGTACCTGCTGTGGGTCAAACCTTCGGCAGGGCAAGCGGCCAAGGTCCACTACGACGCGGCTTTGTCTCATCGATAA
- a CDS encoding ABC transporter substrate-binding protein → MKMHKTLLATLFSAGVLASVGAQAAGWCESGKPVKFAGLNWESGMLLTDILQTVLEKGYDCKTDSLPGNSITMENALSSNDIQVFAEEWVGRSEVWNKAEKAGKVVGVGAPIVGAIEGWYVPRYVIEGDAKRKLEAKAPDLKNIADLAKYASVFKDQEEPSKGRFYNCPAGWTCELDNSEMLKSYGLESTYTNFRPGTGPALDAAVLSSYKRGEPILFYYWSPTPLMGQVDLVKLEEKPGVDKSVSIKVGLSKTFHEQAPELVAVLEKVNLPIDLLNQNLGRMAKERIESPKLAKIFLKEHPEVWHAWVSEDAAKKIDAAL, encoded by the coding sequence ATGAAAATGCATAAGACCCTGTTGGCCACACTGTTCTCTGCGGGCGTGCTGGCGAGCGTTGGCGCCCAGGCGGCGGGCTGGTGCGAATCCGGCAAACCGGTGAAGTTCGCCGGCCTGAACTGGGAAAGCGGCATGTTGCTTACCGACATCCTGCAAACCGTGCTGGAAAAAGGCTACGACTGCAAAACCGACAGCCTGCCAGGTAACTCCATCACCATGGAAAACGCCCTGAGCAGCAACGATATCCAAGTGTTTGCCGAAGAATGGGTCGGCCGCAGCGAGGTCTGGAACAAGGCCGAGAAGGCCGGCAAAGTCGTCGGTGTCGGCGCTCCGATCGTCGGCGCGATTGAAGGCTGGTACGTGCCGCGCTACGTGATCGAAGGCGACGCCAAGCGCAAGCTGGAAGCCAAGGCCCCGGACCTGAAAAACATCGCCGACCTGGCCAAGTACGCCTCGGTGTTCAAGGACCAGGAAGAACCGTCCAAGGGTCGCTTCTACAACTGCCCGGCCGGCTGGACCTGCGAGCTGGACAACAGCGAAATGCTCAAGAGCTATGGCCTGGAAAGCACCTACACCAACTTCCGCCCAGGCACCGGCCCGGCGCTGGATGCGGCGGTGCTGTCGAGCTACAAGCGTGGCGAACCGATCCTGTTTTACTACTGGTCGCCGACCCCGCTGATGGGCCAGGTCGACCTGGTCAAGCTGGAAGAAAAACCCGGCGTGGATAAGAGCGTGAGCATCAAGGTCGGCCTGTCCAAGACCTTCCACGAGCAGGCCCCGGAACTGGTGGCTGTGCTGGAAAAGGTCAACCTGCCGATCGACCTGCTGAACCAGAACCTGGGTCGTATGGCCAAGGAGCGAATTGAGTCGCCGAAACTGGCGAAAATATTCCTCAAGGAACATCCTGAAGTCTGGCACGCCTGGGTGAGCGAAGACGCAGCCAAGAAAATCGACGCGGCCTTGTAG
- a CDS encoding choline ABC transporter substrate-binding protein: MKRLLLTVTSALLISANAMAAEPASCKNIRMGVVSWTDVVATSGMADVLLSGLGYDSKQTSAVQQIIFAGIRDKRLDIFLGYWKPAMDNNIAPFLAAKQVKVFDKPSLTDAQATLAVPQYVADAGLKTFADIARFKDKLGGKLYGIEPGSGANTDIQKMIDTNRFGLGGFKLIASGEAGMLAAVQRAVNRKEFVVFVGWTPHPMNINMKMAYLTGSEDVFGPDEGRATVSTVTAPDFAERCPNANRLLANLTFTAAQESQLMVPIMERESPQDVARQWLRDHPEDLQRWLVGVTAFDGSDAVAAVQASLEL, from the coding sequence ATGAAAAGACTGTTGTTGACCGTCACCAGCGCCCTATTGATCAGTGCCAACGCCATGGCCGCCGAACCGGCGTCCTGCAAAAACATCCGCATGGGCGTGGTCAGTTGGACTGACGTGGTCGCCACTTCCGGCATGGCGGACGTGCTGCTCAGCGGCCTGGGCTACGACAGCAAACAAACCAGCGCCGTGCAGCAGATCATCTTTGCCGGCATCCGCGACAAGCGCCTGGATATCTTCCTCGGCTACTGGAAACCGGCGATGGACAACAACATCGCGCCGTTCCTGGCGGCCAAGCAGGTCAAAGTCTTCGACAAACCCAGCCTCACCGACGCCCAGGCCACCCTGGCCGTGCCGCAATACGTAGCGGATGCCGGCCTGAAGACCTTTGCCGACATTGCTCGCTTCAAGGACAAACTGGGCGGCAAGCTCTATGGCATCGAGCCCGGCAGTGGTGCGAATACCGATATCCAGAAAATGATCGACACCAACCGCTTTGGCCTGGGCGGCTTCAAGCTGATTGCCTCTGGCGAAGCGGGGATGCTGGCGGCGGTACAGCGGGCGGTGAATCGCAAGGAGTTCGTGGTCTTTGTCGGTTGGACGCCGCACCCGATGAACATCAACATGAAAATGGCTTACCTCACTGGCAGTGAAGATGTGTTCGGCCCCGACGAAGGCCGCGCCACCGTCTCTACCGTCACTGCGCCAGACTTTGCCGAACGTTGCCCCAACGCCAACCGTTTGTTGGCAAACCTCACCTTCACGGCCGCTCAGGAAAGCCAGTTGATGGTGCCGATCATGGAGCGCGAATCGCCCCAGGACGTGGCCCGGCAATGGTTGCGCGATCATCCCGAGGACCTGCAGCGTTGGCTGGTCGGGGTCACGGCGTTTGATGGTTCGGACGCAGTGGCAGCTGTACAAGCCAGCCTGGAGCTTTGA
- a CDS encoding HAL/PAL/TAL family ammonia-lyase — translation MSQAAKIIIADAPLRWQDVVAVARHGAVLELSGQAWARIDNAQAIVQRIVTSGERAYGVNTGLGALCNVSLKGEQLSQLSRNTLLSHACGVGPVLSDEQTRAIICAAVINYSHGKSGLHPQVVHSLLALLNHGITPQVPSQGSVGYLTHMAHVGVALLGVGTVSYCGQIVSAQEALAAEGLQSVVLGAKDGLCLVNGTPCMTGLSCLALADAHHLLQWADVIGAMSFEAQRGQIDAFDEEIIALKPHPGMQHVGSNLRALLDGSEVIASSRGIRTQDALSIRSIPQIHGAARDQVEHATRQIETELNSATDNPLLLGTPDHYRVVSQANPHGQSVALAADMLAIAMAEIGSVAERRLDRLINPHVSGLPAFLVSNPGVNSGMMIVQYVAASLCGQNRQLAQPAVLDNFVTSGLQEDHLSMGTNAALKLHQVLANVTQILAIEYLLAAQAYEFLKDQRFGAGTDRAWRLLREVVPAYEQDRWLAPDIASAAQLINDTAFPNLH, via the coding sequence ATGTCCCAGGCAGCAAAAATCATCATCGCCGACGCCCCCCTGCGCTGGCAGGACGTGGTCGCCGTGGCCCGCCACGGCGCCGTGCTCGAACTCTCGGGCCAAGCCTGGGCGCGCATCGACAATGCCCAGGCCATCGTGCAGCGCATCGTTACCAGCGGCGAGCGCGCCTATGGGGTGAACACCGGCCTGGGCGCGCTGTGCAATGTGTCGCTCAAAGGCGAGCAACTCAGCCAGCTGTCGCGCAATACCCTGCTCAGCCATGCCTGTGGCGTCGGCCCGGTGCTCAGCGATGAACAAACGCGCGCGATCATCTGCGCCGCCGTCATCAACTACAGCCACGGCAAGTCCGGCCTGCATCCGCAGGTGGTGCATTCGCTGCTGGCGTTGCTCAACCACGGCATCACACCGCAAGTGCCGTCCCAGGGTTCGGTGGGTTACCTGACCCATATGGCCCACGTCGGCGTGGCCTTGCTGGGTGTTGGCACGGTGAGCTATTGCGGCCAGATAGTGTCGGCGCAAGAAGCCCTGGCTGCTGAAGGTTTGCAGTCGGTGGTGCTTGGCGCCAAAGACGGCCTGTGCCTGGTCAACGGCACGCCATGCATGACCGGGCTGAGCTGCCTGGCCCTGGCCGACGCGCATCACTTGCTGCAATGGGCCGACGTGATCGGCGCCATGAGTTTTGAGGCCCAACGTGGTCAGATCGATGCGTTTGATGAAGAAATCATCGCGCTCAAGCCGCACCCCGGCATGCAACACGTGGGCAGCAACCTGCGCGCCTTGCTTGATGGCAGCGAAGTGATCGCCAGCAGCCGTGGTATTCGCACCCAGGACGCACTGAGCATCCGCTCAATCCCGCAAATCCACGGCGCGGCGCGTGACCAGGTGGAGCACGCCACGCGGCAGATTGAGACTGAACTCAACAGCGCCACCGACAACCCACTGCTGCTCGGCACGCCGGACCACTACCGCGTGGTGTCCCAGGCCAATCCCCACGGCCAATCCGTCGCATTGGCGGCAGACATGCTCGCCATTGCCATGGCCGAAATCGGCTCGGTGGCCGAACGCCGCCTGGACCGCCTGATCAACCCGCATGTCAGTGGCTTGCCGGCGTTCCTGGTCAGCAACCCCGGGGTCAACTCCGGGATGATGATCGTGCAGTACGTCGCCGCCTCGCTGTGCGGGCAAAACCGCCAACTGGCGCAACCGGCGGTGCTCGACAACTTCGTCACCTCGGGCCTGCAGGAAGACCACCTGAGCATGGGCACCAACGCCGCGCTCAAGCTGCACCAAGTGTTGGCCAACGTGACGCAGATCCTTGCCATCGAGTACTTGCTGGCGGCCCAGGCGTATGAGTTCCTCAAAGACCAGCGTTTCGGTGCAGGCACTGACCGCGCCTGGCGCCTGCTGCGTGAAGTTGTACCTGCTTATGAGCAGGACCGTTGGCTGGCGCCGGACATTGCGAGCGCTGCCCAACTGATCAACGACACCGCTTTCCCTAATTTGCACTGA